One stretch of Micromonospora echinospora DNA includes these proteins:
- a CDS encoding NCS2 family permease, translating into MSIAPPPDHGTPPDPAHPRNGFDRFFLISERGSTLSRELRGGFATFFTMAYIVVLNPLILGSGKDGDGRSLAIPALAAATALVAGLMTILMGVVARFPIALAAGLGVNALVAYEIAPQMTWADAMGLVVIEGVLIGILVLTGLRTAVFRSVPTQLKTAIGVGIGLFLTIIGLVDAGFVRRVPDAAGSTVPVGLGINGKIVSWPMLVFVVGLLITLVLVVRRVRGAILIGILASTVLAIVVEAIANVGPSFVDGKPNPKGWSLNVPELPKQIVDLPDLSLLGQFNVLNSWSRVGWLVPLMFIFTLLITDFFDTMGTMVAIGQEGDMLDETGTPPKAKEILLVDSIAAAAGGAASVSSNTSYIESAAGVAEGARTGVANLVTGALFLLAMFLAPLSLIVPFEAASTALVVVGFLMMTAVRTIDWTDYEIAIPAFLTIALMPFTYSISNGIGAGVISFVLLKVAKGKAREVHPLLYGVAVLFIVYFLRGPVESVLL; encoded by the coding sequence ATGTCCATTGCGCCGCCGCCGGATCACGGCACTCCGCCCGATCCCGCGCATCCACGTAACGGCTTCGACCGCTTCTTCTTGATCTCGGAGCGTGGGTCCACGCTGAGCCGGGAGCTCCGGGGCGGTTTCGCCACGTTCTTCACGATGGCGTACATCGTGGTGTTGAACCCGCTGATCCTCGGCAGCGGGAAGGACGGCGACGGCCGTTCGCTGGCCATTCCGGCGCTCGCCGCGGCGACCGCGCTGGTCGCCGGTCTGATGACCATCCTGATGGGTGTGGTGGCCCGGTTCCCGATCGCGCTCGCGGCCGGCCTGGGCGTGAACGCGCTCGTCGCCTACGAGATCGCGCCGCAGATGACCTGGGCGGACGCGATGGGTCTGGTGGTCATCGAGGGTGTGCTGATCGGCATCCTGGTGCTCACCGGGCTGCGTACCGCGGTGTTCCGGTCGGTGCCGACGCAGCTCAAGACCGCGATCGGCGTCGGCATCGGTCTGTTCCTGACGATCATCGGCCTGGTCGACGCCGGATTCGTCCGGCGCGTGCCGGACGCGGCGGGCTCCACCGTGCCGGTCGGGCTGGGCATCAACGGCAAGATCGTCAGCTGGCCGATGCTGGTCTTCGTGGTCGGCCTGCTGATCACCCTGGTCCTTGTGGTACGCCGGGTCCGGGGCGCGATCCTGATCGGCATCCTCGCCTCCACCGTGCTGGCCATCGTGGTCGAGGCGATCGCCAACGTCGGCCCGTCCTTCGTCGACGGCAAGCCGAACCCGAAGGGCTGGTCGCTGAACGTGCCCGAGTTGCCCAAGCAGATCGTGGACCTGCCCGACCTGTCGTTGCTGGGCCAGTTCAACGTGCTCAACTCGTGGAGCCGGGTCGGCTGGCTGGTGCCGCTGATGTTCATCTTCACGCTGCTGATCACGGACTTCTTCGACACCATGGGCACGATGGTCGCGATCGGCCAGGAAGGGGACATGCTCGACGAGACGGGCACCCCGCCGAAGGCCAAGGAGATCCTGCTCGTCGACTCGATCGCCGCTGCCGCGGGTGGCGCCGCCTCGGTGTCCAGCAACACGTCGTACATCGAGAGCGCCGCAGGTGTCGCGGAGGGCGCCCGGACCGGCGTGGCCAACCTGGTCACCGGTGCCCTGTTCCTGCTGGCCATGTTCCTCGCGCCGCTGTCGTTGATCGTGCCGTTCGAGGCCGCGTCGACGGCCCTGGTGGTGGTCGGCTTCCTGATGATGACGGCGGTCCGCACGATCGACTGGACCGACTACGAGATCGCCATCCCGGCGTTCCTCACCATCGCGCTGATGCCGTTCACCTATTCGATCTCCAACGGCATCGGGGCCGGCGTGATCAGCTTCGTGCTGCTGAAGGTGGCGAAGGGTAAGGCCCGGGAGGTCCACCCGCTCCTGTACGGGGTCGCCGTGCTGTTCATCGTGTACTTCCTGCGCGGGCCGGTCGAGTCCGTGTTGCTCTGA
- a CDS encoding MFS transporter: MALSSRSGRSFLGRTVGTGIRATRLLLRGSLHGGRWMTRRAGTARARSAGNEVGMVRLFDLHALSCAGDTLIAIGLAGTIFFDVPLGEARNKVALYLLVTMVPFAMLAPVVGPLLDHFRHGRRYALATTMLGRAFLAWLISDYIGGFGLYPAAFGVLALSRAYGVARSAAVPRLLPEGLGLSQVGARASVYGTVAGALVAPIGLAAFWFGPQWPLRVASVIFLIGMVISLRLPPKADSEPPERMPHPLRAMRRRDGERPLGRGRPAGRLVIATLIGAAALRGLYGFLLLFLAFAIKAGDLTTDFFGRDLGAQGALGLVGGSLAVGTFLATAIGTRLRIHRPTALQSSGTIVVAGVAVLAALKFSLPMVALLCLVAAMMSGIAKLTVDASIQERIPERLRASSFAHSETALMLAFVAGGGLGLVPFTGLIGVTVAAAVAALVAVRGVLVAGKLRGEHLVGRPLGDEELAAEQATRAEEPATTSFDDPAPTSPAPQRPGPPDDDGLAPPGFHIYRPSSSVGGPGGVEDTERRDPRGPVA; this comes from the coding sequence ATGGCGCTGTCCTCCCGCTCCGGCCGCTCCTTCCTGGGGCGGACCGTCGGCACCGGCATCCGCGCCACCCGGCTGCTGTTGCGCGGGTCTCTGCACGGCGGGCGCTGGATGACCCGTCGCGCCGGCACCGCCCGGGCCCGCAGCGCCGGCAACGAGGTGGGCATGGTCCGGCTGTTCGACCTGCACGCCCTCTCCTGCGCCGGTGACACGCTCATCGCCATCGGCCTGGCCGGGACGATCTTCTTCGACGTGCCGCTGGGCGAGGCGCGCAACAAGGTCGCCCTCTACCTGCTGGTGACCATGGTCCCGTTCGCCATGCTCGCCCCGGTGGTCGGCCCGCTGCTCGACCACTTCCGCCACGGCCGGCGGTACGCGCTTGCCACCACCATGCTCGGCCGCGCGTTCCTGGCCTGGTTGATCTCCGACTACATCGGCGGCTTCGGGCTCTACCCGGCGGCGTTCGGCGTGCTCGCGCTCTCCCGGGCGTACGGCGTGGCCCGCTCGGCGGCGGTCCCCCGGCTGCTGCCCGAGGGCCTCGGGCTGTCCCAGGTCGGGGCGCGGGCGAGCGTCTACGGCACGGTGGCGGGCGCGCTCGTCGCGCCGATCGGGCTGGCCGCGTTCTGGTTCGGGCCGCAGTGGCCGCTGCGGGTCGCCTCGGTGATCTTCCTGATCGGCATGGTGATCTCACTCCGGCTGCCGCCGAAGGCCGACTCCGAGCCGCCGGAGCGGATGCCGCACCCGCTGCGCGCGATGCGCCGCCGTGACGGCGAGCGCCCGCTGGGCCGGGGCCGCCCGGCCGGCCGCCTGGTGATCGCCACGCTGATCGGCGCGGCGGCGCTGCGCGGGCTCTACGGCTTCCTGCTGCTCTTCCTGGCCTTCGCCATCAAGGCCGGTGACCTGACCACCGACTTCTTCGGCCGTGACCTCGGCGCCCAGGGCGCGCTGGGCCTGGTCGGCGGCTCGCTGGCCGTCGGCACGTTCCTGGCCACCGCGATCGGCACCCGGCTGCGCATCCACCGGCCGACAGCGCTCCAGTCCAGCGGCACGATAGTGGTGGCCGGCGTGGCGGTGCTCGCCGCGCTGAAGTTCTCCCTGCCCATGGTGGCGCTGCTCTGCCTGGTGGCGGCGATGATGAGCGGGATCGCCAAGCTGACAGTGGACGCCTCGATCCAGGAACGCATCCCGGAGCGGCTGCGGGCCAGCTCGTTCGCGCACTCGGAGACCGCGCTGATGCTCGCGTTCGTGGCCGGGGGCGGGCTCGGGCTGGTGCCGTTCACCGGGCTGATCGGCGTGACCGTCGCCGCCGCGGTGGCCGCGCTGGTGGCCGTACGCGGGGTGCTGGTCGCCGGCAAGCTGCGCGGCGAGCACCTGGTCGGCCGGCCGCTCGGCGACGAGGAACTGGCGGCGGAGCAGGCCACCCGGGCCGAGGAACCGGCCACCACCTCGTTCGACGACCCGGCCCCGACGTCACCGGCGCCCCAGCGGCCCGGCCCGCCGGACGACGACGGTCTCGCGCCGCCCGGCTTCCACATCTACCGGCCCTCCTCGTCGGTGGGCGGTCCCGGCGGGGTCGAGGACACCGAGCGGCGCGACCCCCGAGGGCCGGTGGCGTGA
- a CDS encoding DUF2530 domain-containing protein yields MSQEQQPRPEPLDPPMVPFAVAGLIAWAVAGLVLLIFFRDWLTESGRQNWLWTCLAGFLWGFPGLAVMMRHDANRRRRRAAAAQRPR; encoded by the coding sequence GTGTCACAGGAGCAACAGCCGCGGCCGGAGCCGCTCGACCCGCCGATGGTGCCGTTCGCCGTCGCCGGGCTGATCGCCTGGGCGGTGGCCGGCCTGGTGCTACTGATCTTCTTCCGGGACTGGCTCACCGAGTCCGGGCGTCAGAACTGGCTCTGGACCTGCCTGGCCGGTTTTCTGTGGGGCTTTCCCGGCCTGGCGGTGATGATGCGGCACGACGCCAACCGGCGCCGCCGGCGCGCGGCCGCCGCGCAGCGCCCCCGCTGA
- a CDS encoding futalosine hydrolase gives MSGLLVVTAVPAEAEAIRAGLTAPDETVTVVPVGVGPAVAAAATARLLALAEAAGRPYRAVVSAGIAGGFAGRVAVGGTVLADRSVAADLGAESPGGFIPVEDLGMPPELLGGGRTVPADPGLLAGLRAALPGATVGTVLTVSTVTGTAASTAALAERHPDAVAEAMEGYGVAVAAAQAGVRFAELRTVSNPIGPRDRSAWRMREAFAALTVAAAALH, from the coding sequence GTGAGCGGGCTGCTCGTGGTCACGGCGGTACCCGCCGAGGCCGAGGCGATCCGTGCCGGCCTCACCGCACCGGACGAGACGGTGACAGTGGTGCCGGTCGGCGTCGGCCCGGCTGTCGCCGCTGCCGCCACGGCACGGCTGCTGGCGCTGGCCGAGGCCGCCGGGCGGCCGTACCGGGCGGTGGTCAGCGCGGGCATCGCCGGTGGGTTCGCCGGCCGGGTCGCCGTCGGCGGCACGGTGCTGGCCGACCGCAGTGTCGCCGCCGACCTGGGTGCCGAGTCGCCGGGCGGGTTCATCCCGGTGGAGGATCTGGGCATGCCCCCCGAGCTGCTGGGCGGCGGCCGGACCGTGCCCGCCGACCCGGGCCTGCTGGCTGGGCTGCGGGCCGCCCTGCCGGGGGCGACGGTCGGCACGGTGCTGACGGTGAGCACGGTGACCGGCACCGCCGCGAGTACCGCGGCCCTCGCCGAACGGCACCCGGACGCGGTGGCCGAGGCCATGGAGGGGTACGGCGTGGCGGTCGCCGCCGCCCAGGCCGGCGTGCGCTTCGCCGAGCTGCGTACGGTCTCCAACCCGATCGGCCCGCGCGACCGGAGCGCGTGGCGCATGCGCGAGGCGTTCGCCGCGCTCACCGTCGCCGCTGCCGCCCTCCACTGA
- a CDS encoding TetR/AcrR family transcriptional regulator — protein sequence MPKQAEKVRRAPLSRDRILRAAVALADETGIESLSMRNLAQDLGVVPMALYKHVANKDELVDGMIDVVVAEIDPPEAGDWKHAIRRRILSARQVLLRHPWAALAIESRNTATPAVLAYLDSTVEALRAGGFSTDLAHHVMHAMGSRVLGFSQELFDTSRQAGRSGATVPEPPADLPPEMAARFPNLAAIATAASHDGDSVVGPGCDDQFEFEFALDLLLDGIERLHRDGWTSHRTL from the coding sequence ATGCCGAAGCAGGCGGAGAAGGTGCGCCGGGCACCGCTGAGCAGGGACCGGATCCTGCGCGCCGCCGTCGCGCTCGCCGACGAGACAGGCATCGAGTCGCTCAGCATGCGCAACCTCGCGCAGGACCTGGGCGTCGTGCCGATGGCGCTCTACAAGCACGTGGCCAACAAGGACGAACTGGTCGACGGCATGATCGACGTCGTGGTCGCGGAGATCGACCCGCCCGAGGCCGGCGACTGGAAGCACGCGATCCGGCGGCGCATCCTCTCCGCACGACAGGTGCTGCTGCGCCACCCCTGGGCGGCGCTGGCGATCGAGTCCCGCAACACTGCGACGCCGGCCGTGCTCGCGTACCTGGACTCGACGGTCGAGGCGTTGCGGGCCGGTGGGTTCTCCACCGACCTCGCCCACCACGTGATGCATGCCATGGGCAGCCGTGTCCTGGGCTTCAGCCAGGAGCTGTTCGACACCAGCCGGCAGGCCGGCCGGTCCGGCGCGACAGTGCCCGAGCCGCCCGCCGACCTGCCGCCGGAGATGGCCGCCCGGTTCCCCAACCTCGCGGCGATCGCCACCGCGGCGTCGCACGACGGCGACTCGGTCGTCGGGCCGGGCTGCGACGACCAGTTCGAGTTCGAGTTCGCGCTGGACCTGCTGCTCGACGGCATCGAACGGCTGCACCGGGACGGCTGGACGTCACACCGGACGCTGTGA
- a CDS encoding NAD(P)-dependent alcohol dehydrogenase codes for MRAIVQDRYGPPETLTLADVDTPVPAADEVLVRVEAAALNAYDWHVMRGDPRLSRLALGLGRPRARIRGRDVAGRVEAVGAQVRQVRPGDAVFADLGEADGAFAEYVCVPERLVATRPANLTPEQAAALPLAGVTALQGLRDAGQVRPGHRVLINGASGGVGTLAVQLAKALGATVTGVCSTRNADLVRSLGADHVVHYTRADFTRAGERHDVVFDLVGNRSLRALRRALTPDGTLVLSGGGVYRGGSLIGPVGLLARGRLTAPFVRQRIVALATSPGRPHLDVLREHAEAGRLAAVIDRTYPLHEVPDAIRYLEAEHARAKVVITI; via the coding sequence ATGAGAGCGATCGTCCAGGACCGGTACGGCCCGCCCGAGACACTCACGCTCGCCGACGTCGACACGCCCGTGCCCGCCGCCGACGAGGTGCTGGTCCGGGTCGAGGCGGCAGCGCTCAACGCGTACGACTGGCACGTCATGCGCGGCGACCCCCGGCTGTCGCGGCTGGCGCTCGGCCTCGGGCGGCCCCGGGCGCGCATCCGTGGCCGCGACGTCGCCGGCCGGGTCGAGGCCGTCGGCGCCCAGGTGCGGCAGGTACGCCCCGGTGACGCCGTCTTCGCCGACCTCGGCGAGGCCGACGGCGCGTTCGCCGAGTACGTGTGCGTACCCGAACGCCTGGTCGCGACGCGGCCGGCGAACCTGACGCCGGAGCAGGCCGCCGCGCTGCCGCTGGCCGGCGTCACCGCGCTCCAGGGGCTGCGCGACGCCGGGCAGGTCCGGCCCGGCCACCGAGTCCTGATCAACGGGGCGTCCGGCGGCGTCGGCACGCTCGCCGTCCAGCTGGCCAAGGCGCTCGGCGCGACGGTGACCGGCGTGTGCAGCACCCGCAACGCCGACCTGGTCCGCTCGCTCGGCGCCGACCACGTCGTCCACTACACCCGGGCGGACTTCACCCGCGCCGGGGAGCGACACGACGTGGTGTTCGACCTGGTCGGCAACCGTTCACTGCGCGCGCTGCGGCGCGCGCTGACGCCGGACGGCACGCTCGTGCTCTCCGGCGGCGGCGTCTACCGCGGTGGCAGCCTCATCGGACCGGTCGGGCTGCTCGCCCGCGGACGGCTGACGGCGCCCTTCGTCCGGCAGCGCATCGTCGCGCTCGCCACCTCACCCGGCCGGCCGCACCTGGACGTGCTCCGCGAGCACGCCGAGGCCGGCCGTCTCGCGGCGGTCATCGACCGCACCTATCCACTGCACGAGGTGCCCGACGCCATCCGGTACCTCGAAGCGGAGCACGCGCGGGCGAAGGTCGTCATCACGATCTGA
- a CDS encoding DUF3027 domain-containing protein translates to MGNNGRVTRPASARAPRLDQVCAAAVEVARDAITEVEPTDIGDHLQAVAEGDRIVTHYFECRMAGYRGWRWAVTVTRVPRSRHVTICETVLLPGPDALLAPGWLPWQERLKPGDLGPGDLLPTPADDERLTPGYLLSDDPAVEEIAWELGLGRARVLSREGRAEAAQRWYDGDHGPDAAISVAAPAAARCGTCGFYLPLAGALRLAFGACGNFYAPDDGRVVSADHGCGAHSETMVETPETPVEELPTIYDDSAVEAMTVSRALGSVEAAEPAEPYGHP, encoded by the coding sequence ATGGGGAACAATGGTCGGGTGACCAGGCCCGCCTCCGCCCGCGCTCCCCGGCTCGACCAGGTCTGCGCCGCCGCCGTCGAGGTGGCCCGCGACGCCATCACCGAGGTGGAGCCGACAGACATCGGTGACCATCTCCAGGCCGTCGCCGAGGGCGACCGGATCGTCACCCATTACTTCGAATGCCGGATGGCCGGTTACCGCGGCTGGCGCTGGGCCGTCACGGTGACCCGGGTGCCGCGCAGCCGGCACGTCACCATCTGCGAGACGGTGCTGCTGCCCGGCCCGGACGCGCTGCTCGCCCCGGGCTGGCTGCCCTGGCAGGAGCGGCTCAAGCCGGGTGACCTGGGCCCGGGCGACCTGCTGCCCACCCCCGCCGACGACGAGCGGCTGACCCCCGGCTACCTGCTCTCCGACGACCCGGCGGTCGAGGAGATCGCCTGGGAGCTGGGACTGGGCCGGGCCCGGGTGCTTTCCCGGGAGGGGCGTGCCGAGGCCGCCCAGCGCTGGTACGACGGTGACCACGGCCCGGACGCCGCGATCTCGGTGGCCGCGCCGGCCGCCGCCCGTTGCGGCACGTGCGGCTTCTACCTGCCGCTGGCCGGCGCGCTGCGCCTTGCCTTCGGCGCGTGCGGCAACTTCTACGCGCCCGACGACGGCCGGGTGGTCAGCGCCGACCACGGGTGCGGCGCGCACTCGGAGACGATGGTGGAGACGCCCGAGACGCCCGTCGAGGAGCTGCCCACCATCTACGACGACAGCGCGGTCGAGGCCATGACGGTCAGCCGGGCCCTCGGCTCGGTCGAGGCGGCCGAGCCGGCGGAGCCGTACGGCCACCCCTGA
- a CDS encoding MarR family winged helix-turn-helix transcriptional regulator — MTERTVTAKRVPPAQLAPQLRDAITRLNRRVRQARPVGDLTVTQLSALTSLKLAGALTPRELADVERVQPPTMTKIVAKLEERGLVQRTPHPTDGRQVILAATEGGRAVLDQFERARNEWLASRLADLTEDERETLRRAADILQGIARA, encoded by the coding sequence GTGACGGAGCGGACGGTGACGGCGAAACGCGTGCCACCGGCGCAGCTGGCCCCTCAGCTGCGAGATGCGATCACCCGACTCAACCGGCGGGTCCGACAGGCCCGGCCGGTCGGCGACCTCACGGTCACCCAGCTGTCGGCGCTCACCAGCCTCAAACTGGCGGGCGCCCTCACACCACGGGAACTTGCCGATGTCGAACGGGTGCAGCCGCCCACGATGACGAAGATCGTCGCGAAGCTGGAGGAGCGGGGCCTCGTGCAACGCACCCCCCACCCGACCGACGGACGGCAGGTCATCCTGGCGGCTACCGAAGGGGGACGGGCCGTGCTCGACCAGTTCGAGCGGGCCCGCAACGAGTGGCTGGCCAGCCGGCTGGCCGATCTCACCGAGGACGAACGCGAAACGCTACGGCGCGCCGCGGACATCCTCCAAGGCATCGCTCGCGCCTGA
- a CDS encoding MFS transporter, producing MQAKLSTMFQSLGVRNYRLFATGQLIKLIGVWMMFIAQDWLVLELSDNSATALGVVTALQFTPVLLLTLLSGRLADRYDKRMLLFVANVFWTVLALAMSVLVLTGLVQLWHVFTFAALLGVSNAVETPVRQAFVSELVGMPLLPNALSLNAAVFNSARIVGPAVAGLAIAAVDVGPVFLVTALSSIAPLVNVVRMRTDELHRKDLPPVGERDQARVVDGLRYVARRPDILLPMVLMSVIGMSLFNFQLTLAALAKTVFNTGAASFGLFSTALAAGALVGALAGTGRRSRPSVWLVLGAAIGCAVFGTLVGLAPAYWLVVTLLLPAGFFMIYFAQAANQRVQLGVDASFRGRVMALWVLVFLGTNPVGAPLIGWVAETYGAGASIWAGGLISLTAALLALTWQLRRSGARLRMRVLPMPRFYVVSPGAK from the coding sequence GTGCAGGCCAAATTGAGCACGATGTTCCAGTCCCTAGGGGTCCGCAACTACCGACTCTTCGCCACCGGACAGCTGATCAAACTGATCGGCGTCTGGATGATGTTCATCGCCCAGGACTGGCTCGTGCTCGAGCTCAGCGACAACTCGGCGACCGCGCTCGGCGTGGTCACCGCGTTGCAGTTCACGCCCGTACTCCTGCTCACGCTGCTGTCCGGACGACTCGCCGACCGCTACGACAAGCGGATGCTGCTCTTCGTCGCCAACGTGTTCTGGACCGTGCTCGCGCTGGCCATGAGCGTCCTGGTCCTCACCGGCCTGGTGCAGCTCTGGCACGTCTTCACGTTCGCCGCACTGCTCGGCGTCTCCAACGCGGTCGAGACGCCGGTCCGCCAGGCGTTCGTCTCCGAGCTGGTCGGCATGCCGCTGCTGCCGAACGCGCTCTCGCTCAACGCAGCAGTGTTCAACTCCGCCCGGATCGTCGGCCCCGCCGTCGCCGGCCTGGCCATCGCCGCCGTCGACGTCGGCCCGGTCTTCCTGGTCACCGCGCTCAGCTCGATCGCCCCGCTGGTCAACGTGGTCCGGATGCGTACCGACGAGCTGCACCGCAAGGACCTGCCGCCGGTCGGCGAGCGGGACCAGGCCCGGGTGGTCGACGGCCTCCGGTACGTGGCACGCCGCCCCGACATCCTGCTGCCGATGGTCCTCATGTCGGTGATCGGGATGAGCCTGTTCAACTTCCAGCTCACCCTCGCCGCGCTCGCGAAGACCGTGTTCAACACCGGCGCCGCCTCGTTCGGCCTGTTCAGCACCGCCCTCGCGGCCGGCGCGCTGGTCGGGGCGCTGGCCGGCACCGGACGGCGCAGCCGGCCCTCGGTCTGGCTCGTGCTCGGCGCCGCGATCGGCTGCGCGGTCTTCGGCACGCTCGTCGGGCTCGCCCCGGCGTACTGGCTGGTCGTGACGCTGCTGCTGCCCGCCGGGTTCTTCATGATCTACTTCGCCCAGGCCGCCAACCAGCGTGTACAGCTCGGTGTCGACGCCTCCTTCCGGGGACGGGTGATGGCGCTGTGGGTGCTGGTGTTCCTGGGCACCAACCCGGTCGGCGCGCCGCTGATCGGCTGGGTCGCCGAGACGTACGGCGCGGGCGCGAGCATCTGGGCCGGCGGTCTGATCTCGCTCACCGCCGCGCTGCTGGCGCTCACCTGGCAGCTGCGCCGCTCCGGCGCCCGGCTGCGCATGCGGGTGCTGCCCATGCCCCGCTTCTACGTGGTGTCACCCGGAGCCAAGTAG